Proteins co-encoded in one Setaria viridis chromosome 9, Setaria_viridis_v4.0, whole genome shotgun sequence genomic window:
- the LOC117836991 gene encoding tyrosine decarboxylase 1, protein MGSLPLDAPVQPLDPEAFASDSRAVVDFLAEYYRDVDKYPVRAADLEPGRLRKLLPDSAPEHGEPLEDVLEDVRRDILPGLTHWQSPSFFAYFPMNASTAGFAGEMLSVGLNVVPFLWAASPAAAELEGVVVDWMGRLLGLPSRLLFSGGGGGVLQGSTCEAVVCTLAAARDRALAKLGHEAIMKLVVYTSDQTHATFQKGARLVGIPPSNFRVIPTSAASGYGLTADAVRAAVDRDVASGLVPLYLCATVGTTGLGAVDPVRELGEAARRHGMWLHVDAAYAGSAAICPEFQGYLDGAELADSVSMNPHKWFLTNMDCCCLWVASPRDLTSALSTDPEYLKNVGTNGTGKPAAIDYKDWQISLSRRFRAIKLWVVLRRYGAVGLRAHIRRHVTAAKWFERSVAADERFEVVVPRRFSLVCFRLRERFVGDDAVDDVNRELLAAVNESGRAFMTHFVVDGKFVIRLAIGGASTELRHVMDVWELLQAKAEEVLQRYQL, encoded by the coding sequence ATGGGCAGCTTGCCACTCGACGCGCCAGTGCAGCCACTGGACCCCGAGGCCTTCGCCAGCGACTCGCGCGCCGTCGTGGACTTCCTCGCCGAGTACTACCGCGACGTCGACAAGTACCCGGTCCGGGCGGCCGACCTCGAACCGGGCCGTCTCCGCAAGCTGCTTCCGGACTCGGCGCCGGAGCATGGCGAGCCGTTGGAGGACGTCCTCGAGGACGTGCGGCGGGACATCCTGCCGGGGCTCACCCACTGGCAGAGCCCTAGCTTCTTCGCCTACTTCCCCATGAACGCCAGCACCGCCGGCTTCGCGGGGGAGATGCTGTCCGTCGGCCTCAACGTCGTGCCCTTCCTGTGggccgcgtcgccggccgctgCCGAACTCGAGGGCGTGGTGGTGGACtggatgggccggctgctcggCCTGCCAAGCCGGCTACTCTTctcgggcggcggtggtggcgtccTGCAGGGGAGCACGTGCGAGGCCGTGGTCTgcacgctcgccgccgcgcgggaCCGCGCGCTGGCCAAGCTGGGACACGAGGCCATCATGAAGCTGGTGGTCTACACCTCCGACCAGACGCACGCCACATTCCAGAAGGGCGCGCGGCTCGTTGGCATCCCGCCGTCCAACTTCCGCGTCATTCCGACGTCGGCGGCCTCCGGGTACGGCCTTAccgccgacgccgtccgcgccgccgtcgatcgCGACGTCGCCAGCGGCCTTGTGCCTCTGTACCTGTGCGCCACGGTGGGCACGACGGGGCTCGGCGCGGTCGACCCCGTGCGCGAGCtcggggaggcggcgcggcgccacgGAATGTGGCTGCACGTAGACGCCGCGTACGCCGGCAGCGCGGCCATCTGCCCGGAGTTCCAGGGCTACCTCGATGGCGCCGAGCTCGCCGACTCAGTGAGCATGAACCCGCACAAGTGGTTCCTCACCAACATGGACTGCTGCTGCCTGTGGGTTGCAAGCCCCCGTGACCTAACCTCCGCGCTGTCCACCGATCCGGAGTACCTCAAGAACGTGGGCACAAACGGCACGGGGAAGCCGGCCGCCATAGACTACAAGGACTGGCAGATCTCCCTATCGCGCCGATTTCGCGCCATCAAGCTCTGGGTCGTGCTGCGACGATACGGTGCCGTCGGGCTGCGCGCGCACATCCGGCGCCACGTCACGGCAGCGAAATGGTTTGAGCggtcggtggcggcggacgagcgCTTCGAGGTGGTGGTTCCGAGAAGGTTCTCTCTCGTGTGCTTCCGCCTCCGGGAAAGGTTCGTGGGGGATGACGCGGTAGACGACGTGAACCGGGAGCTCCTCGCGGCGGTGAACGAGAGCGGGCGCGCGTTCATGACCCACTTCGTGGTGGACGGCAAGTTCGTCATCCGGCTCGCCATTGGCGGCGCCTCGACGGAGCTCCGGCACGTCATGGACGTGTGGGAGCTGCTGCAGGCCAAGGCCGAGGAGGTTCTACAGCGTTATCAGCTCTAA